The sequence GGGTTTTGGGGGAGGGCAGGCGCAGGTAGAGCACCGCCTGCCCGGCGGCGACAGCAGCGTACTTGGCCTGGCTATCCATCCGTAGAGAGGGAGCGGTGATGCCGACGGCGTGGGCAACGGCATGCTGCTGGCCGTGGTCGCCGTGGCCCGACTCCATGCTTTCGACCAGGCGGTAGTGGTCGCTGTCGCTGGTGTCGGCCACTGTTAATCGCTGGGGCTGGCCACCCGCCAGGGGCATCATCACGGTGCCTTCGCCGCGCACCGCCACCAACAGCAGGCCAGTTTCGTTGCCAAAGCTGAGAAAGGGGCAGCCGAGGACGCCCACTTTGATCTCGCCGTCTTCGATCAGGGCCAGGGCGATCGCATACTGGTCACCGCGCAAAAAGCCCTTGGTGCCATCAATCGGGTCGAGGGTCCAGTAGCGGGGGGCGACATCGCCGTTGCCGTGGTCAATGTAGCTGAGCACATCGCTATCGGTGGCGCTGGGCAGAGCCTGCTGCACCTGGGCCGTGACGGCGGCCAGCACCGGGGCGGCCTGGCGTAGGTCTGTGGTGTCTTCTTCGCCCACTACCGGGTCGCTGGGGAAGGCCTCGGCCAGCGCCTTGCAGATCAGGGCCTGGGCCCCGTAGTCGGCAATGGTGACGGGGCTTTTGTCGTTCTTTTCGATGGCGGCGGGCACCAGGCCCTGGCGTACGGCTTCGCACAGCTGGGCGGCCTGGGTAACGGCGGCGATCGCGGTTTGTTTTTCCTGGTCGTAGGGCATGGGGGGAGGGGGTGAAGGGTAAAGGGTAAAGGGTGAAGGGTGAAGGGTGAAGGGTGGATGGGTAGGTGGGGGATGGTTCCCAGAGAGCACTATAGCGGTTGGAGTTGTGCCCTTAAAACCGAGCGGAGTGAACTACACCGCTTTAATCCAGGCGCGGGGGCCGAAGTGTTGGCAGCTTTGGGCGGCTATTTGGGCGGCTTTGCTAAGGGCAGCGGTAAAGGGGGATTGCAGGCGGTAGTGGCAAAATGCGCCGTGGAAGATGTCTCCTGCCCCCAGGGTGTCTTGCACGGTGACCTGAGGTACGGGCAGGGTAGCGTACTGCCCGCGATCGCAGATCTGAAGGGGCTCGGCTCCGTGGGTAATGGCCACCTCAGCAATCCCCAGGGCGGCGAGGGTCGTCAGAGTGTTGGGGTGACCCGGCAGCGAAAATTTGGCGGCGGCGATCGCGCTAGTAGCCAGGGACAACACCCTGTCAAACCCCGGTTTCCAACTCCCGGCATCGATCACCACTGGGATGCCTTGGGATTGGGCCTGGGCTGCCAGCGCTTGCCCCAGGGCCATTTGGTGCCCGTCGATCAGCATGATGTCTACGTTGCTTAAGTATGGCTCTAAACCGTCGGGTGGCTGAACCTGGCGGCCCACTGCGTTGCGGGAGACAACGGCGCGATCGCCCGTAGCGGCGGTCACCAAAATGGTCGATAGCGGCGGTGGTACCGCTAGGTCAGGGGTCAGATCGACCACCTCAACTCCGTAGCCCGCCAGTTCTGTGCGAATCATGGTGGCTAGGGGGTGCTGGCCTAGGGCACCCATGACTATCGCCCGGTTGCCCAGGGCTGCGAAGGCGATCGCAGCGTTGGTCGCTGGCCCTCCGGCCACCAGCAAACTATCTTCTGCAACGATTTTCTCGTTGCTGCCGGGTACCTGGCTGACCCGGTAGATGCAGTCTAGGGTCATGAGCCCAATAAACAGTCCGGTGGCCACGGCAATAATTCTCTCGGCAGATACTAAACGACGAAGGACGGGTTACTGTCAGCAGACTGGGTTTAATCTTGGGCCTAACTCTGGACTTAACCCTGGGTGTAAGGTGAATAATGCGCTTACTCCCATCAATTCCCTACCGATTTGCCATGGCTGACACCCTACCTCTAGCCTACTTGCCCCTGTTTTTACACTGCACAATCGGGCTGGTGGCCGCTCGGGTGGCCTACGGCAAGGGCTACGACCTGGGCCTGTGGCTGCTTTGGGGAACCTTGGGTGGCACGGTGGCGTTAGTCGATGCCCTCCGGCGATCGCCCCAGTTGCCGCCCCTATGATCTCATTCTGGCGACA is a genomic window of Nodosilinea sp. E11 containing:
- a CDS encoding 3'(2'),5'-bisphosphate nucleotidase; this encodes MPYDQEKQTAIAAVTQAAQLCEAVRQGLVPAAIEKNDKSPVTIADYGAQALICKALAEAFPSDPVVGEEDTTDLRQAAPVLAAVTAQVQQALPSATDSDVLSYIDHGNGDVAPRYWTLDPIDGTKGFLRGDQYAIALALIEDGEIKVGVLGCPFLSFGNETGLLLVAVRGEGTVMMPLAGGQPQRLTVADTSDSDHYRLVESMESGHGDHGQQHAVAHAVGITAPSLRMDSQAKYAAVAAGQAVLYLRLPSPKTPDYREKIWDHAAGVIVVEEAGGRVTDMHGKPLDFASAARFPNNKGVVVSNGAIHDAVLAALRGA
- a CDS encoding PfkB family carbohydrate kinase → MATGLFIGLMTLDCIYRVSQVPGSNEKIVAEDSLLVAGGPATNAAIAFAALGNRAIVMGALGQHPLATMIRTELAGYGVEVVDLTPDLAVPPPLSTILVTAATGDRAVVSRNAVGRQVQPPDGLEPYLSNVDIMLIDGHQMALGQALAAQAQSQGIPVVIDAGSWKPGFDRVLSLATSAIAAAKFSLPGHPNTLTTLAALGIAEVAITHGAEPLQICDRGQYATLPVPQVTVQDTLGAGDIFHGAFCHYRLQSPFTAALSKAAQIAAQSCQHFGPRAWIKAV